The Rhodopseudomonas palustris genome window below encodes:
- the tuf gene encoding elongation factor Tu, with product MAKAKFERNKPHCNIGTIGHVDHGKTSLTAAITKVLAETGGATFTAYDQIDKAPEEKARGITISTAHVEYETQNRHYAHVDCPGHADYVKNMITGAAQMDGGILVVSAADGPMPQTREHILLARQVGVPALVVFLNKCDMVDDPELLELVEMEVRELLSKYDFPGDDIPIIKGSALAALENSDQKLGHDAILELMKAVDAYIPQPERPIDQPFLMPVEDVFSISGRGTVVTGRVERGIVKVGEEIEIVGIRDTQKTTCTGVEMFRKLLDQGQAGDNIGCLLRGTKREDVERGQVLCKPGSVKPHTKFKAEAYILTKEEGGRHTPFFTNYRPQFYFRTTDVTGVVHLPEGTEMVMPGDNIAMEVHLIVPIAMEEKLRFAIREGGRTVGAGVVASIIE from the coding sequence ATGGCCAAAGCAAAGTTTGAACGAAACAAGCCGCACTGCAACATTGGGACGATCGGTCACGTCGACCATGGCAAGACGTCGCTGACGGCGGCGATCACCAAGGTTCTGGCGGAGACCGGCGGCGCGACGTTCACGGCCTACGACCAGATCGACAAGGCGCCGGAAGAGAAGGCGCGTGGCATCACGATCTCGACGGCTCACGTCGAATACGAGACGCAGAACCGCCACTACGCGCATGTCGACTGCCCGGGCCACGCCGACTACGTCAAGAACATGATCACCGGTGCGGCGCAGATGGACGGCGGCATCCTGGTGGTGTCGGCAGCCGACGGCCCGATGCCGCAGACCCGCGAGCACATCCTGCTGGCGCGTCAGGTCGGCGTTCCGGCGCTGGTCGTGTTCCTGAACAAGTGCGACATGGTCGACGATCCGGAGCTGCTCGAACTGGTGGAAATGGAAGTTCGCGAACTTCTCTCCAAGTACGACTTCCCGGGCGATGACATTCCGATCATCAAGGGTTCGGCGCTGGCCGCCCTCGAGAACTCCGACCAGAAGCTCGGCCACGACGCGATCCTGGAGCTGATGAAGGCGGTCGACGCCTACATTCCGCAGCCGGAGCGCCCGATCGACCAGCCGTTCCTGATGCCGGTCGAAGACGTGTTCTCGATCTCGGGCCGCGGCACGGTGGTGACCGGTCGCGTCGAGCGCGGCATCGTCAAGGTCGGCGAGGAAATCGAGATCGTCGGCATCCGCGACACCCAGAAGACGACCTGCACCGGCGTCGAAATGTTCCGCAAGCTGCTCGATCAGGGCCAGGCCGGCGACAACATCGGCTGCCTGCTGCGCGGCACCAAGCGCGAGGACGTCGAGCGCGGCCAGGTGCTGTGCAAGCCGGGTTCGGTGAAGCCGCACACCAAGTTCAAGGCCGAGGCCTACATTCTGACGAAGGAAGAGGGCGGACGTCACACCCCGTTCTTCACCAACTATCGTCCGCAGTTCTACTTCCGCACCACCGACGTCACCGGCGTCGTGCATCTGCCGGAAGGCACCGAGATGGTGATGCCGGGCGACAACATCGCGATGGAAGTGCACCTGATCGTGCCGATCGCCATGGAAGAGAAGCTGCGCTTCGCCATCCGCGAAGGCGGCCGCACCGTCGGCGCCGGCGTGGTGGCCTCGATCATCGAGTAA
- the fusA gene encoding elongation factor G has translation MPRVHAIEDYRNFGIMAHIDAGKTTTTERILFYTGKSHKIGEVHEGAATMDWMTQEQERGITITSAATTAFWNGKRLNIIDTPGHVDFTIEVERSLRVLDGAVCVLDSNQGVEPQTETVWRQGDKYRVPRIVFANKMDKTGADFFKCLQDIVDRLGAKPVAIQLPIGSENNFKGLIDLVRMKAVVWNDESLGAKFEDTDIPEDLLEQAKEYREKMIEAAVELDDDAMAAYLDGKEPDEATLKRLIRKAVLNGAFYPVLCGSAFKNKGVQPLLDAVVDYLPSPVDVPAIKGIDEDGNEVVRKADDSEPLALLAFKIMDDPFVGTITFCRIYSGVLQSGTGVVNSTREKKERIGRMLLMHANNREDIKEAYAGDIVALAGLKEARTGDTLCDPAKPVILEKMEFPEPVIEIAIEPKSKADQERLGVALAKLAAEDPSFRVSTDLESGQTILKGMGELHLDIKVDILKRTYKVDANIGAPQVAFRERITKKAEVDYTHKKQTGGTGQFAAVSFIVEPNEPGAGYEFISKVVGGSVPKEYIPGVEKGIESVLGSGVVAGFPVVDVKVTLVDGKYHDVDSSALAFEIASRAAFREALQKGKSVLLEPIMKVECVTPEDYTGSVIGDLNSRRGQIQGQDMRGNANVINAMVPLMNMFGYVNNLRSMSQGRATFTMQFDHYAEAPANVSAEVQKKFA, from the coding sequence ATGCCCCGCGTTCACGCCATCGAGGACTACCGCAACTTCGGCATCATGGCTCACATCGATGCCGGCAAGACCACGACGACCGAGCGCATCCTGTTCTACACCGGCAAGAGCCACAAGATCGGCGAAGTGCACGAAGGTGCCGCGACGATGGACTGGATGACGCAGGAGCAGGAGCGGGGCATCACGATCACCTCCGCCGCCACCACCGCGTTCTGGAACGGCAAGCGCCTCAACATCATCGACACTCCCGGCCACGTCGACTTCACCATTGAAGTCGAGCGTTCGCTGCGCGTGCTCGACGGCGCGGTATGCGTGCTCGACAGCAACCAGGGCGTCGAGCCGCAGACCGAGACGGTCTGGCGTCAGGGCGACAAGTATCGGGTTCCGCGCATCGTCTTCGCCAACAAGATGGACAAGACCGGCGCCGACTTCTTCAAGTGCCTGCAGGACATCGTCGACCGCCTCGGCGCCAAGCCGGTGGCGATCCAGCTGCCGATCGGCTCGGAGAACAACTTCAAGGGCCTGATCGATCTGGTCCGCATGAAGGCCGTGGTGTGGAACGATGAATCGCTCGGCGCCAAGTTCGAAGACACCGACATTCCGGAAGATCTGCTCGAGCAGGCCAAGGAATATCGCGAGAAGATGATCGAGGCCGCCGTCGAGCTCGACGACGACGCCATGGCCGCCTATCTCGACGGCAAAGAGCCCGACGAGGCGACGCTGAAGCGGCTGATCCGCAAGGCGGTGCTGAACGGCGCGTTCTATCCGGTGCTGTGCGGTTCGGCGTTCAAGAACAAGGGCGTGCAGCCGCTGCTCGACGCCGTGGTCGACTATCTGCCGTCGCCGGTCGACGTGCCGGCGATCAAGGGCATCGACGAGGACGGCAACGAAGTCGTGCGCAAGGCGGACGACAGCGAGCCGCTGGCGCTGCTCGCGTTCAAGATCATGGACGATCCGTTCGTCGGCACCATCACCTTCTGCCGCATCTATTCCGGCGTTCTGCAGAGCGGCACCGGCGTGGTGAACTCGACCCGCGAGAAGAAGGAGCGCATCGGCCGCATGCTGCTGATGCACGCCAACAACCGCGAAGACATCAAGGAAGCCTATGCCGGCGACATCGTCGCGCTGGCCGGCCTCAAGGAAGCGCGCACCGGCGACACGCTGTGCGATCCCGCGAAGCCCGTGATCCTCGAAAAGATGGAATTCCCGGAGCCGGTGATCGAGATCGCGATCGAGCCGAAGTCGAAGGCCGACCAGGAGAGGCTCGGCGTCGCGCTGGCGAAGCTCGCGGCTGAAGATCCGTCGTTCCGGGTGTCCACCGATCTCGAATCCGGTCAGACCATCCTCAAGGGGATGGGCGAACTGCATCTCGACATCAAGGTCGACATCCTGAAGCGCACCTACAAGGTCGATGCGAATATCGGCGCGCCGCAGGTGGCGTTCCGTGAGCGTATCACCAAGAAGGCCGAGGTCGACTACACCCACAAGAAGCAGACCGGCGGTACCGGTCAGTTCGCGGCGGTGAGCTTCATCGTCGAGCCGAACGAGCCCGGCGCCGGCTACGAGTTCATCTCCAAGGTCGTCGGCGGTTCGGTTCCGAAGGAATACATCCCCGGCGTCGAGAAGGGCATCGAGAGCGTGCTCGGCTCCGGCGTGGTCGCGGGCTTCCCGGTGGTCGACGTCAAGGTGACGCTGGTCGACGGCAAGTATCACGACGTCGACTCGTCGGCGCTGGCCTTCGAAATCGCCTCGCGGGCCGCCTTCCGCGAAGCGCTGCAGAAGGGCAAGTCGGTTCTGCTCGAGCCGATCATGAAGGTCGAATGCGTCACCCCGGAAGACTACACCGGTTCGGTGATCGGCGACCTCAACTCGCGGCGCGGCCAGATCCAGGGCCAGGACATGCGCGGCAACGCCAACGTCATCAACGCGATGGTGCCGCTCATGAACATGTTCGGTTACGTGAACAACCTGCGCTCGATGAGCCAGGGTCGCGCGACCTTCACGATGCAGTTCGACCACTACGCGGAAGCCCCGGCAAACGTGTCGGCGGAAGTCCAGAAGAAGTTTGCCTGA
- the rpsG gene encoding 30S ribosomal protein S7: protein MSRRHAAEKREVLPDPKFGNIVVTKFMNSVMYAGKKSVAEGIVYGALDLIEAKTKQPPLGVFEQALENVMPAIEVRSRRVGGATYQVPVEVRSTRRQALGIRWLITAARGRNEKTMTERLSAELLDASNNRGNAVKKREDVHKMAEANRAFSHYRW, encoded by the coding sequence ATGTCTCGTCGTCATGCGGCTGAAAAGCGCGAAGTTCTTCCGGATCCGAAGTTCGGGAACATCGTGGTCACGAAGTTCATGAATTCGGTGATGTATGCCGGCAAGAAGTCGGTCGCCGAGGGCATCGTCTATGGTGCGCTCGACCTCATCGAGGCCAAGACCAAGCAGCCGCCGCTGGGCGTGTTCGAGCAGGCGCTCGAAAACGTCATGCCGGCCATCGAGGTCCGCTCCCGCCGCGTCGGCGGCGCCACCTACCAGGTGCCGGTCGAAGTCCGCAGCACCCGGCGCCAGGCGCTGGGCATTCGCTGGCTGATCACGGCGGCCCGCGGTCGCAACGAGAAGACCATGACCGAGCGGCTGTCGGCGGAACTGCTCGACGCCTCGAACAATCGCGGCAACGCCGTCAAGAAGCGTGAAGACGTGCACAAGATGGCGGAAGCCAACCGCGCGTTCTCGCACTATCGCTGGTAA
- the rpsL gene encoding 30S ribosomal protein S12, whose protein sequence is MPTINQLIARPRVVQKSRKKVPALQQSPQKRGVCTRVYTTTPKKPNSALRKVAKVRLTNGFEVIGYIPGEGHNLQEHSVVMIRGGRVKDLPGVRYHILRGVLDTQGVKNRKQRRSKYGAKRPK, encoded by the coding sequence ATGCCGACGATCAACCAGCTGATCGCACGTCCGCGCGTTGTGCAGAAGTCGCGCAAGAAGGTTCCGGCGCTCCAGCAGTCGCCGCAGAAGCGCGGCGTGTGCACCCGCGTCTACACCACGACGCCGAAGAAGCCGAACTCGGCTCTCCGTAAGGTCGCCAAGGTTCGGCTGACCAACGGCTTCGAGGTGATCGGTTACATTCCGGGTGAAGGCCACAACCTTCAGGAGCACTCGGTGGTCATGATCCGCGGCGGTCGCGTCAAGGATTTGCCCGGCGTGCGCTACCACATTCTCCGCGGCGTCCTCGATACCCAGGGCGTCAAGAACCGTAAGCAGCGTCGTTCGAAGTACGGCGCGAAGCGTCCGAAGTAA
- a CDS encoding FAD-dependent oxidoreductase: protein MFDLAIVGGGPGGLMSAWYLKKKLGPMCRVTIFEASDRLGGKIVSRTFDTAPALYEAGVAELYDYSMTGPDPLRELVQHFGLQTIPMDAEQVQLDGELLDDVPGMRRKYGDKTADAILAFRKTCSEMVTPLEYYEGVGAHDNEHPWAWTNCEQLLDKEIDDPVAKRFFKVMARSDIATESHNTNGLNALKNFVMDIDGYIGLYSIQNGNEQLIEGLRSEVDAEIQLNHRILKVGKTESGRYELNMMNGKGPETRDFDLVLMCLPHNWLATLGWGDEQLRKAMVKHVAYFDRPAHYLRISLLFDGPFWGDKIPGAWFMSEAFGGCCVYNEGARHDVGKYGVLNFLVAGSDALAFSNLTDDELTDLALKSLPAAFGDAREHFLESKTHRWLSSVNCIPGGLPARDVMTNHRPEPKNHPGFVVVGDYLFDSTLNGLLDSSDAATDIIVTETMKLRRARALAGNAASDKIDASYFANYRNQGPYAEVWSRFTDPDYLLAMIRTVWDVPQGVKLLVAGAASGELVGALRERGIDAWGVDNNRGILARTPEALKPFNQFGSIVDLPFEDASFDIVFETSLCHVPDSRVVKAIRELNRVTRTGLVFGSVTSDMDPGVIDRYDLLRGVKKLGTWWEWSELFFSNGFDLAMHRNDVSDKLWEATLKAGKGPGQWYGDADSLRYSFFDKVDDEDED, encoded by the coding sequence ATGTTTGACCTTGCGATCGTTGGTGGCGGCCCGGGCGGACTGATGAGCGCCTGGTATCTGAAAAAGAAGCTCGGACCGATGTGCCGGGTGACGATCTTCGAGGCGTCCGACCGGCTCGGCGGCAAGATCGTGTCGCGCACCTTCGACACCGCGCCGGCGCTGTACGAGGCCGGCGTCGCCGAATTGTACGACTACTCGATGACCGGGCCGGACCCGCTGCGCGAACTGGTGCAGCATTTCGGGCTGCAGACGATTCCGATGGACGCCGAACAGGTCCAGCTCGACGGCGAATTGCTCGACGACGTGCCGGGGATGCGCAGGAAATACGGCGACAAGACCGCCGACGCGATCCTCGCCTTCCGCAAGACCTGCAGCGAGATGGTGACGCCGCTGGAATATTACGAAGGCGTCGGCGCGCACGACAACGAACATCCCTGGGCCTGGACCAATTGCGAGCAACTGCTCGACAAGGAGATCGACGACCCGGTCGCCAAGCGCTTCTTCAAGGTGATGGCGCGGTCCGACATCGCCACCGAGAGCCACAACACCAACGGCCTCAACGCGCTGAAGAATTTCGTGATGGATATCGACGGCTATATCGGCCTGTATTCGATCCAGAACGGCAACGAGCAACTGATCGAGGGGCTGCGCTCCGAGGTCGACGCCGAGATCCAGCTCAACCACCGCATCCTCAAGGTCGGCAAAACCGAGAGCGGCCGCTACGAGCTGAACATGATGAACGGCAAGGGGCCGGAGACGCGCGACTTCGATCTCGTGCTGATGTGCCTGCCGCACAACTGGCTCGCGACGCTGGGCTGGGGCGACGAACAGCTCCGCAAGGCGATGGTCAAGCACGTCGCCTATTTCGACCGGCCCGCGCATTATCTGCGGATCTCGCTCTTGTTCGACGGCCCGTTCTGGGGCGACAAGATCCCCGGCGCGTGGTTCATGTCGGAAGCGTTCGGCGGCTGCTGCGTCTACAACGAGGGCGCGCGCCACGACGTCGGCAAATACGGCGTGCTGAACTTCCTGGTCGCAGGCTCCGACGCGCTGGCGTTCTCGAACCTCACCGACGACGAACTGACCGACCTGGCGCTGAAGTCGCTGCCGGCGGCGTTCGGCGACGCGCGCGAGCATTTTCTCGAATCAAAGACCCATCGCTGGCTGTCGTCGGTCAACTGCATCCCCGGCGGCCTGCCGGCGCGCGACGTGATGACCAATCACCGGCCGGAGCCGAAGAACCATCCGGGCTTCGTCGTGGTCGGCGACTATCTGTTCGATTCGACGCTGAACGGCCTGCTGGATTCCTCCGACGCCGCCACCGACATCATCGTCACCGAGACGATGAAGCTGCGCCGCGCCCGCGCGCTCGCCGGCAATGCGGCGTCCGACAAGATCGACGCGTCGTATTTCGCCAATTATCGCAACCAGGGACCGTATGCCGAGGTCTGGAGCCGGTTCACCGACCCCGATTATCTGCTGGCGATGATCAGGACGGTCTGGGACGTGCCCCAGGGCGTCAAACTGCTGGTCGCGGGCGCGGCCAGCGGCGAACTGGTCGGCGCGCTGCGCGAGCGCGGCATCGACGCCTGGGGCGTCGACAACAACCGCGGCATCCTCGCCAGGACGCCGGAGGCGCTGAAGCCGTTCAACCAGTTCGGCTCGATCGTCGATCTGCCGTTCGAGGACGCTTCGTTCGACATCGTGTTCGAGACCAGCCTGTGCCACGTCCCGGACAGTCGCGTCGTCAAGGCGATCCGCGAACTGAATCGGGTGACGCGCACCGGCCTGGTGTTCGGCTCGGTGACCAGCGACATGGATCCGGGCGTGATCGACCGCTACGACCTGCTGCGCGGCGTGAAGAAGCTCGGCACCTGGTGGGAGTGGTCGGAACTGTTCTTCAGCAACGGCTTCGATCTGGCGATGCATCGCAACGACGTGAGCGACAAGCTCTGGGAAGCGACCCTGAAGGCCGGCAAGGGCCCGGGCCAGTGGTACGGCGACGCCGACAGCCTGCGCTATTCGTTCTTCGACAAGGTCGACGACGAAGACGAGGACTGA
- a CDS encoding ABC transporter ATP-binding protein, with translation MARKPPAKPPTDPADAPTADQSAVPDAKPGEGDAAASPLDEKFAMPVGKTAAVVPGTKPPLKQLVQDKTPPAPAKAAADDDDDDDDDEDEAADDDDDDDEELVVFTAREAAGALATVARLVRPILPNYRKMVAIVVFGVVVETLFNVIMPLSLKFLIDDALGEEDFQELYKILSILAVAGVITSIVAIWYERWDARLAAAVISDVRTRLFDHVQRLPAGYFARTKRGETLSRFSIDMAAFENVVEIFANTALLPLLELIAGIILMLFLNWQLAVVALLIFPITLIGPRILTPKAVKANYEQKVQEAGLLGMVQESVGAQAVVKAFSLQRKMFGFFTLRNNTTRNKIAEAVFLRTMVERSVTVAVLLLHLVVLAIGAYLATKGQITVGTFVTFESAFWEVSYNIAHLMQFIPVAIQAAAAVRHMEEMLDEPVPIADRPGAAELPRITDNIAFERVTFGYEGAERPVLDNLSLELQAGKTIAIVGPSGSGKSTLLNLILRLYQPDEGRVSIDGVDVRKVTLDSLRQSMAVVFQENMLFNMSIRENIRLGKEGATDAEVVAAAKKAEIHRYIMSLPDKYDTQVGERGDTLSGGQRQRLAIARAIVRDPAVLLLDEATSALDQTTEAAINKTLLKLARGRTMIFSTHRLASVVGMDEIIVISNGQAIERGSHKELLAKDGVYRKLWDDQTHGRHGSRNDDDDDDDDEED, from the coding sequence ATGGCCCGAAAGCCGCCTGCCAAGCCACCGACCGATCCGGCCGACGCGCCGACGGCTGATCAATCCGCCGTTCCCGACGCGAAACCGGGCGAGGGCGACGCCGCCGCGTCGCCGCTCGACGAGAAATTCGCGATGCCGGTCGGCAAGACCGCCGCCGTGGTTCCTGGCACCAAGCCGCCGCTGAAGCAACTCGTCCAGGACAAGACGCCGCCGGCGCCCGCGAAGGCTGCGGCGGACGACGACGATGATGATGACGACGACGAGGACGAAGCGGCGGACGACGACGATGATGACGACGAGGAACTCGTCGTCTTCACCGCTCGCGAGGCCGCCGGCGCGCTCGCCACGGTGGCGCGGTTAGTGCGGCCGATCCTGCCGAACTACCGGAAGATGGTCGCGATCGTGGTGTTCGGCGTCGTCGTCGAAACCCTGTTCAACGTCATCATGCCGCTCAGCCTGAAGTTCCTGATCGACGACGCGCTCGGCGAGGAGGACTTCCAGGAACTCTACAAGATCCTGTCGATCCTCGCGGTCGCCGGCGTGATCACGTCGATCGTGGCGATCTGGTACGAGCGCTGGGACGCGCGGCTCGCCGCCGCGGTGATCAGCGACGTGCGCACCCGGCTGTTCGACCACGTCCAGCGCCTGCCGGCCGGCTACTTCGCCCGCACCAAGCGCGGCGAGACGCTGTCGCGGTTCTCGATCGACATGGCGGCGTTCGAGAACGTGGTCGAGATCTTCGCCAATACCGCGCTGCTGCCGCTGCTCGAGCTGATCGCCGGCATCATCCTGATGCTGTTCCTGAACTGGCAGCTCGCCGTGGTCGCGCTCCTGATCTTCCCGATCACGCTGATCGGCCCGCGCATCCTGACGCCGAAGGCGGTCAAGGCCAATTACGAGCAGAAGGTTCAGGAGGCCGGGCTGCTCGGCATGGTGCAGGAGAGCGTCGGCGCGCAGGCCGTGGTCAAGGCGTTCAGCCTGCAGCGCAAGATGTTCGGCTTCTTCACGCTGCGCAACAACACGACGCGGAACAAGATCGCCGAGGCGGTGTTCCTGCGCACGATGGTCGAGCGATCGGTCACCGTCGCGGTGCTGCTGCTGCACCTCGTGGTGCTGGCGATCGGCGCCTATCTCGCCACCAAGGGCCAGATCACGGTCGGCACCTTCGTCACTTTCGAGAGCGCGTTCTGGGAAGTGTCGTACAACATCGCGCATCTGATGCAGTTCATCCCGGTCGCGATCCAGGCCGCCGCCGCGGTTCGCCACATGGAGGAAATGCTCGACGAGCCGGTCCCGATCGCCGACCGGCCGGGCGCCGCCGAGCTGCCGCGCATCACCGACAACATCGCGTTCGAGCGGGTGACGTTCGGCTATGAGGGCGCGGAGCGGCCGGTGCTGGACAATCTCAGCCTCGAGCTGCAGGCCGGCAAGACCATCGCCATCGTCGGCCCCAGCGGCTCGGGCAAGAGCACGCTGCTCAACCTGATCCTGCGGCTGTATCAGCCCGACGAGGGCCGCGTCAGCATCGACGGCGTCGACGTCCGCAAGGTGACGCTGGATTCGTTGCGGCAGAGCATGGCCGTGGTGTTCCAGGAGAACATGCTGTTCAACATGTCGATCCGCGAGAACATCCGGCTCGGCAAGGAGGGCGCCACCGACGCCGAGGTGGTCGCGGCGGCGAAGAAGGCCGAGATCCACCGCTACATCATGAGCCTCCCGGACAAATACGACACCCAGGTCGGCGAGCGCGGCGACACGCTGTCCGGCGGCCAGCGCCAGCGCCTCGCGATCGCCCGCGCGATCGTGCGGGATCCGGCGGTGCTGCTGCTCGACGAGGCGACCTCTGCGCTCGACCAGACCACCGAAGCCGCGATCAACAAGACGCTGCTGAAGCTGGCGCGCGGCCGCACCATGATCTTCTCGACCCACCGGCTCGCCTCGGTGGTCGGGATGGACGAGATCATCGTCATTTCCAACGGCCAGGCGATCGAGCGCGGCTCGCACAAGGAACTGCTGGCCAAGGACGGCGTCTATCGCAAGCTGTGGGACGACCAGACCCACGGCCGCCACGGCAGCCGGAATGACGACGATGATGATGACGACGACGAGGAGGATTGA